ACGCAGGCGGCGCTGACCATGCTGTTTGAGTTTGAAGGATTCGACGTTATCACCGCGGCTGATGGCGAGGAAGCTTACCTGCGCGCCGTCTCTGAACGCCCCGATCTAATCGTCACTGACATCAACATGCCCAACATCAATGGCCTGGATTTGATCCGCCTGGTGCGCGCCGACGGGCGCATTGATGGAATTCCGATTGTCGCCATGAGCGCCGTCGAAAGACAATACCTGAACCGGGCGATGGAACTCGGAGCGA
This window of the Blastocatellia bacterium genome carries:
- a CDS encoding response regulator; translation: MKNRILLVEDDADTQAALTMLFEFEGFDVITAADGEEAYLRAVSERPDLIVTDINMPNINGLDLIRLVRADGRIDGIPIVAMSAVERQYLNRAMELGAIAVAQKPIEFDHFLSLIARIVSARHLRSRNHSPVERRRRQSHKNGSAKH